The following proteins are co-located in the Pelecanus crispus isolate bPelCri1 chromosome 5, bPelCri1.pri, whole genome shotgun sequence genome:
- the EVX2 gene encoding homeobox even-skipped homolog protein 2, whose product MMERIRKEMILMERGLHSPTAGKRLSNLSDSAGNAVLEALENSPHSGRLSPRLTAASLHSAIGDISAKGKFEIDTLFNLQHPSSESTVSSEIPPSESRKKISLYSEVAQEADMNSDVEVGCSALRSPASLTSSQLKENSNKGYAESSPAPSTPAAAAAAPAAAIGSLHSGGALGGSAAGADQVRRYRTAFTREQIARLEKEFYRENYVSRPRRCELAAALNLPETTIKVWFQNRRMKDKRQRLAMSWPHPADPSFYTYMMTHAAATGSLPYPFHSHVPLHYYPHVGVTAAAAAAAASGAAAAPFATSIRPLDTFRALSHPYSRPELLCSFRHPGLYQAPAAAAAGLNSSAAASAAAAAAAAAAAAAGSGPPGGSAPCSCLSCHSSQTAAAAAAAASALGSRGAAAADFPCTAAGQRSESGFLPYSAAVLSKAAVASPDQREEAPLTR is encoded by the exons ATGAtggaaagaataagaaaagagaTGATCCTGATGGAGAGAGGGCTGCACAGCCCTACAGCTGGCAAAAGGCTCTCGAATTTGTCAGACTCAGCTGGAAATGCGGTGCTGGAGGCCCTTGAAAATTCTCCGCACAGTGGTCGCCTCAGCCCGAGACTGACTGCCGCCTCCCTGCACAGCGCTATAGGGGACATCTCCGCCAAAGGCAAATTTGAAATAGACACTTTATTCAATCTTCAGCATCCGAGCAGTGAAAGCACCGTCTCCTCCGAAATCCCGCCGTcggaaagcaggaagaaaatcagCCTTTATTCCGAAGTTGCTCAAGAGGCAGATATGAACAGTGATGTGGAGGTGGGCTGCTCCGCGCTCcgctccccagccagcctgaCTTCCTCccagctgaaggaaaacagtaacaaaG GCTACGCGGAGAGCAGCCCGGCGCCCAgcacccccgccgccgccgccgccgcccccgccgccgccatcggCAGCCTGCACAGCGGCGGGGCGCTgggcggctcggcggcgggggccgACCAGGTGCGGCGGTACCGGACCGCCTTCACCCGGGAGCAGATCGCCCGCCTGGAGAAGGAGTTTTACCGGGAGAACTACGTGTCGCGGCCGCGGCGCTGCGAGCTGGCTGCCGCCCTCAACCTGCCCGAGACCACCATCAAG GTGTGGTTCCAGAACCGGCGGATGAAGGACAAGCGACAGCGCCTGGCCATGTCCTGGCCCCACCCGGCCGACCCCAGCTTCTACACCTACATGATGACCCACGCGGCGGCCACGGGCAGCTTGCCCTACCCCTTCCACTCCCACGTCCCTCTCCACTACTACCCGCACGTCGGGgtcaccgccgccgccgccgccgccgccgcctcgggggccgccgccgcgcccttCGCCACCTCCATCCGCCCGCTGGACACCTTCCGCGCCCTCTCGCACCCCTACTCCCGCccggagctgctctgcagcttccGACACCCCGGCCTCTACCaggcgccggccgccgccgccgccggcctcAACAGCAGCGCGGCcgcctcggcggcggcggcggcggcggcggcggcggcggcggcggcgggctcgGGGCCGCCGGGGGGCTCGgcgccctgctcctgcctcagctgccacagcagccagacggcggcggcggcggcggcggcggcctcgGCGCTGGGATcgcggggcgccgccgccgccgactTCCCCTGcacggcggcggggcagcgctcCGAGAGCGGCTTCCTGCCCTACTCGGCCGCCGTGCTCAGCAAGGCCGCCGTCGCCTCGCCGGACCAGCGGGAGGAGGCGCCGCTCACCAGATAA